Proteins co-encoded in one Paenibacillus sp. genomic window:
- a CDS encoding glycoside hydrolase family 88 protein — translation MPALQLDEQEIRDRIDRVVHRTFQMDFDWDWPGGVAFYGVSEAYEATGKEEYAARLKEWADEQLEDGLPRLTVNAVSIGHTLLTLYKATGDEVYKDYAVQMAEFLKHDAERFADGIFQHTVNSAAYNFPQQAWVDTMFMAGYFLVRIGHLLERDDYLEDGILQYHGHEKFLQCPRTNLYYHGWDHVSQTNMSAVFWGRGNAWAAITMARALRLIQVTHPSFMVIDGSLRDQLSALVRLQAEDGLWRTVLTDSDAYTETSASAGIAAALLSRGKLYNKVVNRSISGILSRIASDGSVHGVSAGTAVMRDAEGYKNVPCQRVQGWGQGLTLVFLSSLLAPQEI, via the coding sequence ATGCCTGCTTTGCAACTCGACGAGCAAGAAATCCGTGACCGCATCGATCGAGTGGTACACCGGACGTTCCAGATGGACTTTGATTGGGATTGGCCCGGAGGAGTGGCGTTTTATGGTGTCTCCGAAGCATACGAAGCTACCGGCAAAGAGGAGTATGCAGCCCGACTGAAAGAATGGGCGGACGAGCAGTTGGAGGACGGCTTGCCCCGTCTTACGGTCAATGCGGTATCCATCGGGCATACTCTGCTTACTCTGTACAAAGCTACCGGTGACGAGGTCTATAAGGATTACGCGGTGCAGATGGCGGAGTTTCTAAAGCATGATGCCGAAAGGTTCGCGGACGGGATCTTCCAACACACCGTCAATTCAGCCGCGTACAACTTCCCCCAACAGGCTTGGGTCGACACGATGTTCATGGCCGGTTATTTCCTTGTGCGCATCGGGCATTTGCTGGAGCGGGACGATTATTTGGAAGATGGCATTCTTCAGTACCACGGTCACGAGAAGTTCTTACAATGTCCCCGGACCAATCTATATTACCACGGCTGGGATCATGTATCGCAGACGAACATGTCCGCTGTTTTTTGGGGAAGAGGGAACGCTTGGGCGGCCATCACGATGGCGAGGGCGTTACGGTTGATCCAGGTTACGCATCCTTCATTTATGGTCATCGACGGCTCGCTTCGGGATCAATTAAGCGCTTTGGTTCGTTTGCAAGCTGAGGATGGATTATGGAGAACCGTCTTGACTGACTCCGACGCTTATACGGAAACCTCCGCTTCGGCGGGCATCGCTGCCGCGCTGCTCTCGAGGGGGAAGTTATACAATAAGGTTGTAAATCGCTCGATCTCCGGAATTTTGTCACGGATCGCTTCGGACGGTTCCGTTCATGGCGTGTCTGCGGGTACGGCTGTCATGCGCGACGCGGAAGGCTACAAAAACGTGCCGTGTCAAAGAGTTCAGGGGTGGGGACAGGGGTTAACCCTAGTGTTTTTGTCCTCGCTGTTGGCTCCGCAGGAAATTTGA
- a CDS encoding sensor histidine kinase, with product MFIHHRSIRATMAGILLFIIAIMVISFIIILHRQNVVSREYDHFAQNYFNLSRLPGILEKSSTHFELYLRERNDESLAHYEEAYRQMKSIIALIQDEPGVDDDLTFYSRSLTNMMDYHRDLAGETLKYPNFTEIIYLRDLYDYMTQQSHSLTASYLNYGSLRYSEILEKEKQVTNTTYILLAVITMMSIGFAALLTRGLFQTIKTLARFAKLLAIDAQWHIPDLKPSKYIELNVVADAFNLMKRNMRQYINDLQEKASIELELSKEKLKNLEIDRLLKETQLRSLQMQMNPHFLFNTLNMISRKAMLRQADSAVELIQSISEILRYNLDNEGRPVELREEIRVLKSYLTIQQMRFQGRMTIDLRQTLKEGLAFIPPMTLQPIVENAIIHGLQNSVQGGRIVIEVAEEGSHFEIRIEDNGKGMTEEQLEQLFQRQGESGKNSIGLDNVRRRLEIQFNRSDLMTVVSRPGQGTTVAIIIPKEGEQGDVNLAYSGG from the coding sequence ATGTTTATCCATCATCGATCAATAAGAGCCACAATGGCCGGGATTTTACTATTTATCATTGCGATCATGGTGATCAGCTTTATTATAATATTACACAGGCAAAATGTGGTGTCCCGTGAATACGACCATTTCGCTCAAAACTACTTCAACCTCAGCAGGCTGCCCGGCATACTGGAAAAATCGTCGACCCATTTCGAATTGTACCTTCGGGAGCGGAACGATGAATCGCTTGCGCATTACGAAGAGGCTTATCGGCAAATGAAGTCTATCATAGCTCTGATTCAGGACGAACCCGGGGTGGACGATGATCTCACCTTTTATTCTCGCAGCTTAACGAATATGATGGATTACCATAGGGATTTAGCAGGTGAGACTTTAAAATATCCGAATTTTACGGAAATCATCTACTTGCGCGATTTATATGATTACATGACGCAACAATCGCATTCGCTCACAGCATCTTATTTAAATTACGGAAGCTTGCGTTATAGTGAAATTCTGGAGAAAGAAAAGCAAGTTACGAACACGACTTATATACTGCTTGCGGTCATCACCATGATGTCTATCGGATTCGCCGCCTTGTTGACCCGCGGGCTGTTTCAAACGATCAAGACGCTGGCCCGATTTGCAAAGCTTTTGGCCATCGACGCCCAATGGCATATACCGGACTTGAAGCCGAGCAAGTACATCGAATTGAATGTGGTGGCCGATGCCTTCAATCTGATGAAAAGGAATATGCGTCAGTATATTAATGACTTGCAGGAAAAAGCGAGTATCGAGCTTGAACTGAGCAAGGAGAAACTGAAGAATCTGGAAATTGACCGCCTCCTGAAGGAAACTCAGCTGCGTTCGTTGCAGATGCAAATGAATCCTCACTTCCTGTTTAATACCCTGAACATGATCTCCCGCAAGGCGATGCTCAGGCAAGCGGACAGCGCTGTTGAGTTGATCCAATCGATTTCCGAAATCTTAAGATACAATCTTGATAATGAGGGAAGACCCGTTGAACTGCGAGAGGAAATTAGAGTGCTAAAATCTTACCTAACCATCCAGCAGATGCGTTTTCAGGGACGGATGACTATCGATTTGCGGCAGACCTTGAAGGAAGGCTTGGCGTTCATTCCTCCGATGACCTTGCAGCCGATTGTGGAAAACGCTATCATCCATGGTCTTCAAAATAGCGTCCAGGGAGGCCGCATCGTGATCGAGGTTGCTGAAGAGGGTAGCCATTTCGAAATACGTATCGAAGACAACGGGAAGGGAATGACTGAAGAACAGCTGGAACAGCTGTTCCAACGTCAAGGGGAGTCCGGGAAGAACAGCATTGGTCTTGATAACGTAAGGAGGAGGCTGGAAATCCAATTCAACCGATCTGACTTGATGACGGTTGTGAGCCGCCCCGGTCAAGGAACAACCGTAGCTATCATTATACCGAAGGAGGGGGAACAGGGAGATGTTAACCTTGCTTATAGCGGAGGATGA
- a CDS encoding response regulator produces the protein MLTLLIAEDELIERESLRYLIQQQYPSSIRIVDEAATGKEAVEKAMELKPDMILIDIQMPEMDGLTASETIRKHLPECEILILTAYGQFEYAKKAISFGARDYLLKPISNRNLFDAIDRLSDVILKRKASAERSKKMEDQFAHWRYLLEREFFLEALYTSNHAKRQLEEYLSWLEVESRLFVCMAIDLESGQAQAPSMLNAIRTRLAYHTEHVIGTALGKRIVLLLLGKLSDESVGSHSFRTALTETESMVRKNTGIACHIGLSRVFCDLNHLPYAYREAAAELDKRRTAVPLRKEEAGYPYALEEQLCDRILLEDVQGSAELVADIFHHFTAKRAEFLRQDVRQLCAQIHRSLLQHFGSFESSEVEEMTAELELLSLPQELAASLRRWLPELIAVVGEKRKSNRDELIRLIKAYLEEHVSDDLSLESVSKEIGLSTFYLSKYFKRATGVNFKEYVIQLRMERAKALILFQNKTVQEAALAVGYQDPNYFSKAFKKYTGFSPTQFTSITDK, from the coding sequence ATGTTAACCTTGCTTATAGCGGAGGATGAATTGATCGAGAGGGAATCCCTCCGATACTTGATCCAGCAGCAGTACCCTTCGTCCATTCGGATCGTCGATGAGGCCGCAACAGGGAAAGAAGCGGTCGAGAAAGCAATGGAGTTAAAGCCGGATATGATTCTTATCGATATTCAAATGCCGGAAATGGACGGTTTAACGGCCTCGGAGACAATTCGGAAACATTTGCCCGAGTGCGAGATCCTCATTCTTACGGCGTACGGTCAATTCGAGTATGCTAAGAAAGCGATCTCCTTCGGAGCAAGAGATTATTTACTAAAGCCGATTTCCAACCGTAATTTATTCGATGCGATCGACCGGTTATCCGATGTAATTCTGAAAAGGAAGGCGTCCGCGGAGCGCAGCAAAAAAATGGAGGATCAGTTCGCGCATTGGCGCTATTTGCTGGAGCGGGAATTTTTTTTGGAGGCGTTATATACGTCCAATCATGCTAAGCGCCAGCTTGAGGAATATCTGTCCTGGTTGGAAGTAGAAAGTCGTCTCTTTGTCTGTATGGCGATTGATTTGGAGTCGGGCCAAGCGCAAGCTCCCTCGATGCTGAACGCGATCCGAACCCGGTTGGCTTATCATACTGAGCATGTGATCGGTACTGCGCTTGGGAAAAGAATAGTGCTCCTCCTCCTTGGAAAGCTTTCCGACGAGTCGGTAGGTTCGCATTCTTTCCGAACTGCATTGACGGAGACGGAGTCAATGGTCCGAAAGAATACCGGTATTGCTTGTCATATTGGTCTCAGTCGTGTCTTCTGCGATCTGAACCATTTACCGTATGCATACCGGGAAGCGGCAGCGGAATTGGACAAGCGCCGAACGGCAGTTCCGTTGCGGAAAGAGGAAGCCGGTTATCCCTATGCTCTCGAGGAACAATTATGCGACCGAATTTTATTGGAGGATGTGCAAGGCTCTGCTGAGCTCGTTGCAGATATCTTTCACCATTTCACGGCCAAGCGCGCTGAATTTTTGCGACAGGATGTGCGCCAACTGTGCGCGCAAATCCACCGCAGCCTGCTGCAGCATTTCGGTTCCTTCGAGAGTTCGGAGGTGGAGGAGATGACAGCTGAGTTGGAGCTTTTGTCCCTTCCACAGGAGTTGGCAGCTTCGCTGAGAAGATGGCTCCCGGAACTGATCGCGGTCGTCGGCGAGAAACGAAAATCGAACCGTGACGAATTGATCCGTCTCATCAAGGCGTACTTAGAAGAGCATGTTAGCGATGATTTGTCCCTGGAGTCAGTTTCCAAAGAGATAGGTCTTAGCACGTTTTATTTGAGCAAGTACTTCAAGCGGGCAACGGGCGTTAATTTTAAGGAATACGTTATTCAACTGCGCATGGAAAGAGCAAAGGCGCTCATCCTGTTTCAGAACAAGACGGTGCAGGAAGCGGCGCTTGCTGTCGGTTATCAAGATCCGAATTACTTCAGCAAAGCGTTCAAGAAATATACCGGTTTTTCTCCAACGCAATTTACGTCTATAACGGACAAATAA
- a CDS encoding DctP family TRAP transporter solute-binding subunit, translating to MNGKEMLLPLLVALFLFPTTGCIDRNESASNGGGKEVQDKIVLRFAEVNSESDPIVSAIRHLADTLQEISEGRIVVDVFTSGQLGDHLQVIQSLRMGAVDLTRTQPSYLADAGVKGMHIYSLPYLFRDVDHVWKTLEGEVGSQLLNDIQASGSRLVGIGYYATSPRDFFFRSKQVTRLSDMKGLKVRVPSGQIYNDMVHAFGADPVPIEFDELYSALQTGEVDGAEQPIKGYHSGKYYEIAGYYTVDQHIADPSVILISEMTWSKLSMEDRRLILDATASSVEFFKRISAEQDAKAMEELKAAGVQFSEIEDPEQWWESVQPLYKKYGEGYEELIEKIRGIQ from the coding sequence ATGAACGGAAAGGAGATGCTGCTTCCGCTTCTGGTGGCTTTGTTTCTATTTCCAACGACGGGTTGTATCGATCGGAATGAAAGCGCTTCAAACGGGGGTGGTAAAGAGGTTCAGGACAAGATCGTACTGCGCTTTGCCGAAGTAAATTCGGAATCCGATCCGATCGTGTCCGCGATTCGTCATCTCGCAGACACTCTCCAGGAAATCAGCGAGGGACGGATCGTTGTCGACGTGTTCACGAGCGGGCAATTGGGAGATCATCTGCAAGTGATACAGTCGCTTCGGATGGGGGCGGTCGATTTGACCCGGACGCAGCCTTCCTATTTGGCAGATGCGGGGGTCAAGGGAATGCACATTTACTCCCTGCCTTATTTGTTCCGGGATGTCGATCATGTGTGGAAGACGCTGGAGGGTGAAGTCGGCAGCCAATTGCTTAACGATATTCAGGCTTCAGGCAGCCGCCTTGTCGGCATCGGGTATTACGCGACGAGTCCGCGCGACTTCTTCTTCAGGAGCAAGCAGGTGACTCGGCTGAGCGACATGAAGGGGCTTAAGGTGCGTGTTCCCAGCGGACAAATTTACAATGACATGGTCCATGCATTCGGAGCCGATCCCGTCCCGATCGAGTTCGATGAATTGTACAGCGCTCTGCAAACCGGGGAAGTGGACGGTGCAGAGCAGCCGATCAAAGGCTATCACAGTGGAAAGTATTACGAGATCGCGGGTTATTATACGGTTGACCAGCATATTGCGGATCCGAGCGTCATCTTGATTTCCGAGATGACCTGGAGCAAGCTCAGCATGGAGGATCGCAGGCTCATTCTCGATGCCACGGCATCCAGCGTCGAATTTTTCAAGCGCATCTCCGCGGAGCAGGATGCGAAGGCTATGGAGGAGCTTAAGGCAGCGGGAGTTCAGTTTTCGGAAATCGAGGATCCCGAGCAATGGTGGGAATCAGTCCAACCCCTGTACAAAAAATACGGTGAAGGCTATGAGGAACTGATTGAGAAAATCCGAGGGATCCAATAG